Proteins co-encoded in one Deinococcus aestuarii genomic window:
- a CDS encoding tyrosine-type recombinase/integrase: protein MPTDLAFLRDALSYANLTDQGLRVRAVEAAATYDVDALVLITQAYMTTASRQGARTSAKTLAAYTLAVRDFVPWARHGGMMLLRPGRRDGARYLAHLQRRPTQGKGKRGVLAAATIAQYTAGVRALYRALRWAGATEVQPFDEVYVPADPTPGIVRNPPYLAEIEAVLPHCGPRLAALLLLCAHAGLRVGEALGVGAGDIQGNRLTVRGKGGKVRRVPLGARVRAALGALPVLDANGRYFDWDYGQASYRLHQAFRTAGHRWRGFHAARKTSGTRLYRATKDFTRVSLFLGHSSVDTTRRYVAVEEHDVAAEVEGW from the coding sequence GTGCCCACCGACCTCGCCTTCCTGCGGGACGCCCTGAGCTACGCCAACCTGACCGACCAGGGCCTGCGGGTCCGGGCGGTGGAGGCCGCGGCCACCTACGACGTGGACGCCCTCGTCCTGATCACCCAGGCGTACATGACGACCGCCAGCCGCCAGGGCGCCCGGACGAGTGCCAAGACCCTGGCGGCCTACACGCTGGCCGTGCGCGACTTCGTGCCCTGGGCCCGGCACGGCGGGATGATGCTGCTCCGCCCGGGACGGCGCGACGGGGCGCGCTACCTCGCCCACCTGCAGCGACGGCCCACCCAGGGCAAGGGCAAGCGCGGCGTCCTGGCGGCCGCCACCATCGCCCAGTACACCGCGGGGGTGCGGGCCCTGTACCGGGCGCTGCGCTGGGCGGGCGCGACGGAGGTCCAGCCCTTCGACGAGGTCTACGTCCCCGCGGACCCCACGCCCGGCATCGTGAGGAACCCGCCGTACCTGGCCGAGATCGAGGCCGTCCTCCCCCACTGCGGCCCCCGGCTCGCCGCCCTGCTGCTGCTGTGCGCCCACGCCGGCCTGCGGGTGGGTGAGGCGCTGGGAGTGGGGGCGGGCGACATCCAGGGGAATCGGCTGACCGTGCGCGGCAAGGGCGGGAAGGTCCGGCGGGTGCCCCTGGGAGCGCGGGTGCGCGCGGCCCTGGGCGCCCTGCCGGTGCTGGACGCGAACGGAAGATATTTCGACTGGGACTACGGCCAGGCATCCTACCGGCTGCACCAGGCGTTCCGCACGGCCGGCCACCGGTGGCGCGGCTTCCACGCGGCCCGCAAGACGTCCGGGACGCGGCTGTACCGGGCGACGAAGGACTTCACCCGGGTCTCCCTGTTCCTGGGGCACTCCTCGGTCGACACCACCCGGCGCTACGTGGCGGTGGAGGAGCATGACGTCGCCGCCGAGGTGGAAGGCTGGTGA